In Capsicum annuum cultivar UCD-10X-F1 chromosome 7, UCD10Xv1.1, whole genome shotgun sequence, one genomic interval encodes:
- the LOC107878158 gene encoding cytochrome b561 and DOMON domain-containing protein At5g47530, whose product MDRLLRTLLFSSFLLLSLFATSSYAQTQNCSSFAFRNNQLFATCNPLPVLNSFLHWSYHPDNHTVDLAYRHGGVTDSDWVAWGLNIDGSRMVGAQCLVALRNSSGQIHAYTSPVTDYNTRLAQGELSFRVPRIAAEFTNNEFIIFATLVLPSGRTSFNQAWQNGGVSGQTLQVHAQSGDNMRSFGTVDFANGELGSDGGSSVTSRQRRRHVHGVLNAVSWGVLMPMGAVFARYLKVFKAANPAWFYLHVACQTSAYAVGVAGWGTGLKLGSDSTGIKFNTHRNIGITLFCLGTLQVFALLLRPKPDHKYRLYWNIYHHAIGYTVIILSIINVFEGFDALNGQKNWKRAYIGVIIAIGAIAVLLEAFTWFIVIKRKKSDSNKYPQNGTNGGNAYSNGTHQQQQA is encoded by the exons ATGGATAGACTTTTAAGAACTTtgttattttcatcatttttgttgTTAAGTCTATTTGCTACCTCTTCATATGCACAAACTCAAAATTGCTCATCTTTTGCATTCAGAAATAACCAACTTTTTGCAACTTGCAATCCTCTGCCTGTGCTGAACTCTTTTCTTCATTGGAGTTACCATCCAGATAACCACACAGTGGATCTTGCTTACAGACATGGAGGCGTAACGGATTCGGATTGGGTAGCATGGGGACTGAACATTGACGGATCAAGAATGGTTGGTGCACAATGTTTGGTTGCACTTAGAAACTCAAGTGGTCAAATACATGCCTATACTTCTCCTGTTACTGATTATAATACACGGTTAGCACAAGGTGAATTGAGTTTCCGTGTGCCAAGAATTGCAGCAGAGTTTACAAATAACGAGTTTATTATTTTTGCAACTTTGGTATTACCTAGTGGAAGAACAAGTTTTAATCAGGCTTGGCAAAATGGTGGAGTTTCTGGTCAGACTTTGCAAGTTCATGCTCAGTCAGGTGATAATATGAGGTCTTTTGGCACTGTTGATTTTGCAAACGGAGAGTTAGGGAGTGATGGCGGTAGCTCTGTCACTTCTAGACAACGTAGAAGACAT GTTCATGGAGTATTGAATGCAGTGAGTTGGGGAGTGCTAATGCCAATGGGAGCAGTGTTTGCAAGGTACTTGAAGGTGTTCAAAGCAGCAAATCCAGCTTGGTTTTATCTACATGTTGCTTGTCAAACTTCAGCCTATGCTGTTGGTGTTGCTGGATGGGGCACTGGTCTCAAACTTGGAAGTGATTCTACTGGTATCAAATTCAATACTCACAGGAACATTGGCATCACTCTCTTTTGCCTCGGAACTCTTCAG GTGTTTGCTTTGCTTCTGAGGCCAAAACCAGACCACAAGTACAGATTATACTGGAACATCTACCACCATGCTATTGGATACACAGTGATCATTCTCAGCATCATCAATGTGTTTGAAGGATTTGATGCATTGAATGGGCAAAAGAATTGGAAGAGAGCTTACATTGGTGTGATCATAGCCATAGGGGCTATTGCAGTTTTATTAGAAGCCTTCACTTGGTTCATTGTCATCAAAAGGAAAAAGTCAGACTCTAACAAGTACCCACAAAATGGAACAAATGGTGGTAATGCTTATTCAAATGGGACTCATCAGCAACAGCaagcataa